The Candidatus Zixiibacteriota bacterium genome includes a region encoding these proteins:
- a CDS encoding sigma-70 family RNA polymerase sigma factor — protein sequence MSSELQVAISRCASGDTAAFKVIMRTFERRVLAIAYSILGNSEEAMEVMQETFFRVYKNLGRIRNEAGFSRFVCKVAANYSIDVKRRRNGRHFSLDDEAELPASVVLQLSDHRNRPDRVVERDELWAALKKAVAELPDKQRTTLVLHDIDGLPKAEIGKIMDCPQGTVRSNLHIARKKLQEKLREYV from the coding sequence ATGTCGAGCGAGCTTCAAGTCGCCATCAGTCGCTGCGCAAGCGGCGACACCGCAGCGTTCAAGGTCATAATGCGCACCTTCGAACGGCGAGTACTGGCAATAGCGTATTCCATCCTCGGGAATTCCGAGGAAGCAATGGAGGTCATGCAGGAGACCTTTTTCAGGGTCTACAAGAATCTTGGACGAATAAGAAACGAGGCCGGGTTCTCCCGCTTTGTTTGCAAGGTTGCCGCCAATTATTCCATCGATGTGAAGCGACGTCGCAATGGGCGACACTTTTCGCTCGACGACGAGGCGGAGCTTCCGGCCTCCGTTGTTTTGCAGCTTTCGGATCACAGGAATAGACCTGACCGCGTCGTCGAAAGAGACGAGCTCTGGGCGGCGCTCAAGAAGGCAGTAGCCGAGCTGCCGGACAAACAGAGAACGACTCTTGTTCTTCACGATATCGACGGCCTGCCCAAAGCCGAGATAGGAAAGATCATGGATTGTCCACAAGGTACAGTCAGATCTAACCTGCATATCGCGAGGAAGAAACTACAGGAGAAATTAAGAGAATACGTGTAA